From Gemmatimonadales bacterium, one genomic window encodes:
- a CDS encoding Ig-like domain-containing protein, producing the protein MSRHREPPPLIPPALLRAGDPIGRRQFVRTAGGIFVAASGFACTDKLPGALQVLAPDPDLCTVTVSAAAIAAGGTATLTLQAKGTSGADLTSGGASVVFTASGGTSAGTISATVDHGDGTYTAVYTGTAAGTAQSIGATVNGAAVTTAMPTVTVTPAVADATRCTMSASPASIAIGATSTLTLLARNSSGVALATGGDTVVFTASGGTATGTISATTDHGDGTYTAVYTGTGAGTAQTISATIDGSAVTTTSPRVTVTTAAQAPDPTKCTVTVSAATIAVNGTSTITLQAINSAGANLTTGGAAVQFTASGGTSRGTISSTVDHGDGTYTAVYTATTAGTAQTIGATVNGAAVTTARPTITVTAGSQVVDPTKCTVSVSPPTVTVNGTSVITLQAKNSSGANVTVGGATVVFTASGGTSTGTISATTDHNNGTYTAIYTGTGVGTAQTIGATVNGAAVTTALPTITVSGSFQAPDIINNYGFESGFGPFNNGGGGTPDSVIDATLAYEGTHSLKYAFAPSGSDTGSSTYSEASANYDRLWVRVYFRLTNHVTSTWKFIRFYDNSISTNAGGVWIEKDGGALGGNGLVCVGWDQENGAIITTIGLTEAQVIDGNWHSLEVDFQRNGGASGFPEAAFWFDGNPQYPELNGHSTVQYYGSGNKSTWVNGRVNAGERASSTKIGAIEWMGTLNGGNAASGQCNMDYIGVSSLGRIGP; encoded by the coding sequence TGCTCGCGCCCGACCCCGACCTGTGCACGGTGACGGTGTCGGCCGCGGCGATCGCCGCGGGCGGCACGGCGACGCTGACGCTGCAGGCCAAGGGCACGTCGGGCGCCGACCTCACCAGCGGCGGCGCCTCGGTGGTGTTCACGGCGAGCGGCGGCACGTCCGCCGGCACGATCTCGGCGACGGTGGACCACGGGGACGGGACCTACACGGCCGTCTACACCGGGACCGCCGCCGGCACCGCGCAGTCGATCGGTGCGACCGTGAACGGCGCGGCGGTGACGACGGCCATGCCCACGGTGACCGTCACCCCGGCGGTGGCCGACGCCACCCGGTGCACGATGAGCGCGTCGCCCGCCTCGATCGCGATCGGCGCGACCTCGACCCTGACGCTGCTGGCCCGGAACTCGTCGGGCGTCGCGCTGGCGACGGGCGGCGACACGGTGGTGTTCACCGCGAGCGGCGGCACGGCGACCGGCACGATCTCGGCCACCACCGACCACGGGGACGGCACCTACACCGCGGTCTACACCGGCACGGGCGCCGGCACCGCGCAGACCATCAGCGCGACCATCGACGGATCGGCGGTCACGACCACGAGTCCCAGGGTCACGGTGACGACCGCCGCGCAGGCGCCCGACCCGACCAAGTGCACGGTGACGGTCTCGGCCGCCACCATCGCGGTGAACGGCACGTCCACGATCACCCTGCAGGCGATCAACTCGGCCGGCGCCAACCTCACGACCGGGGGCGCGGCCGTGCAGTTCACGGCCAGCGGCGGCACGTCGCGGGGCACGATCTCCTCCACCGTGGACCACGGCGACGGGACCTACACCGCCGTCTACACCGCGACGACCGCCGGCACGGCGCAGACGATCGGCGCGACCGTCAACGGCGCGGCCGTCACGACGGCGCGGCCCACCATCACGGTGACCGCGGGCTCGCAGGTGGTGGATCCGACCAAGTGCACGGTGAGCGTGTCGCCGCCCACGGTGACGGTGAACGGCACGTCCGTCATCACGCTGCAGGCGAAGAACTCGTCGGGCGCGAACGTCACGGTCGGCGGCGCGACGGTGGTCTTCACGGCCAGCGGCGGCACCTCGACCGGGACGATCTCGGCCACCACCGACCACAACAACGGGACCTACACCGCCATCTACACGGGCACCGGCGTCGGGACGGCGCAGACCATCGGGGCGACCGTCAACGGCGCGGCCGTCACGACCGCGCTGCCGACCATCACGGTGAGCGGCTCGTTCCAGGCGCCGGACATCATCAACAACTACGGCTTCGAGAGCGGCTTCGGCCCGTTCAACAACGGCGGCGGGGGCACGCCCGACTCCGTGATCGACGCCACCCTGGCGTACGAGGGCACCCACTCGCTCAAGTACGCGTTCGCCCCGTCCGGCAGCGACACGGGCTCCAGCACGTACTCCGAGGCGTCGGCCAACTACGACCGGCTGTGGGTGCGCGTGTACTTCCGCCTCACCAACCACGTCACGTCCACCTGGAAGTTCATCCGCTTCTACGACAACTCGATCAGCACCAACGCGGGCGGGGTCTGGATCGAGAAGGACGGCGGCGCCCTGGGCGGCAACGGGCTGGTGTGCGTGGGCTGGGACCAGGAGAACGGCGCGATCATCACCACGATCGGGCTCACCGAGGCGCAGGTCATCGACGGCAACTGGCACTCGCTCGAGGTGGACTTCCAGCGCAACGGCGGCGCCTCGGGCTTCCCGGAGGCCGCGTTCTGGTTCGACGGGAACCCCCAGTACCCCGAGCTGAACGGCCACTCGACGGTGCAGTACTACGGCTCCGGCAACAAGTCCACCTGGGTGAACGGGCGCGTCAACGCCGGCGAGCGCGCGTCGAGCACGAAAATCGGCGCCATCGAGTGGATGGGCACGCTGAACGGGGGCAACGCGGCGAGCGGCCAGTGCAACATGGACTACATCGGCGTCAGCTCGCTGGGGCGGATCGGGCCGTGA
- a CDS encoding glycosyltransferase gives MEDGIPADLPPVVRVTHVVFDFEGGGLESLVAAMAGRFRGTRVEVSLITLGGREGRLGAATRDRFDQFVVARPTRGLSMLRPVGLAAEIRRTRADVVHLHSGSWYKGAKAARLAGVGRVVYTEHGREHDDPRLMRLLDRRAAERTTVVVAVSTRLRDYLADTVGVDPAKLRVVHNAVDTTAFAPGAAPADLRAQLAIPADAWIVGSVGRLEPVKAYERLIDAAAALRGGLGRPLAVVICGDGSQRAALRERAERLGIGDLVRLPGWTDLPVRFYRLLDAFVLSSRSEGESVSLMEAMACGIPPVVTDVGANAEIVGADLRDRVVPAERPDALAEAIAATLNAPDRAATAALVRRRAVEHYGLDAMIAAYERLYRGANGAAGAS, from the coding sequence GTGGAGGACGGGATTCCAGCCGATCTGCCGCCGGTCGTCCGCGTCACCCACGTGGTCTTCGACTTCGAGGGCGGCGGCCTCGAGAGCCTCGTGGCCGCCATGGCGGGGCGGTTCCGGGGCACCCGGGTCGAGGTCTCGCTGATCACCCTGGGCGGCCGCGAGGGCCGCCTCGGCGCGGCCACCCGCGACCGCTTCGACCAGTTCGTGGTGGCGCGGCCCACCCGCGGGCTCTCGATGCTCCGCCCCGTCGGCCTGGCGGCGGAGATCCGCCGCACCCGCGCCGACGTCGTGCACCTGCACAGCGGATCGTGGTACAAGGGCGCCAAGGCCGCGCGGCTGGCCGGCGTCGGGCGCGTGGTGTACACCGAGCACGGCCGCGAGCACGACGACCCCCGGCTCATGCGGTTGCTGGACCGCCGCGCCGCCGAGCGCACCACGGTGGTGGTCGCCGTGTCGACGCGGCTGCGGGACTACCTGGCGGACACCGTCGGCGTCGATCCCGCGAAGCTCCGGGTCGTGCACAACGCGGTGGACACGACCGCCTTCGCACCCGGCGCGGCGCCGGCCGACCTCAGGGCGCAGCTCGCGATCCCGGCGGACGCCTGGATCGTCGGCAGCGTGGGACGGCTCGAGCCCGTCAAGGCGTACGAGCGGCTGATCGACGCGGCTGCGGCGCTGCGCGGGGGCCTCGGCCGGCCGCTGGCCGTCGTGATCTGCGGCGACGGCAGCCAGCGCGCGGCGCTGCGCGAGCGGGCCGAGCGCCTCGGAATCGGCGACCTGGTGCGCCTGCCCGGCTGGACCGACCTGCCGGTGCGCTTCTACCGCCTGCTGGACGCGTTCGTCCTGAGCTCGAGGAGCGAGGGGGAATCGGTGAGCCTCATGGAAGCGATGGCCTGCGGGATCCCGCCGGTCGTGACCGACGTCGGCGCGAACGCCGAGATCGTGGGTGCCGACCTGCGCGACCGGGTGGTGCCGGCCGAGCGGCCGGACGCGCTCGCGGAGGCGATCGCCGCGACCCTGAACGCGCCCGACCGCGCGGCCACGGCGGCGCTGGTGCGGCGGCGCGCGGTCGAGCACTACGGCCTCGACGCGATGATCGCGGCCTACGAGCGGCTGTACCGCGGCGCGAACGGCGCCGCGGGGGCTTCCTGA
- a CDS encoding SGNH/GDSL hydrolase family protein, which yields MAGAGRLKRAAAAAALLAFALLVAAGLAEGALRALAAAGNRLARQVAAVDPFAIKIEPHGAFGYRQRPGAVLVYGNGTRATANAEGFRGPEVTVPKPPGTFRVVLLGESSTHGWYVDDSLTIDAYLRQILAAERPDLRCEAVNLAYDGYDAYQMWQRLLDDGARLQPDLVVVNAGANDVRNAKYAGLGDPDPRTLIWEADLRRLRQERAAGGPSAWTRVKHWLYLARFPGVVREDLARRRGGARGTAPRGPYPDAANNFERNLERIADVARGLGVPLLLSTPPSALLLPDAPRHMPPRDYWLADAATTQRYRDTLAARLRGLAARLEAAGRPVRLVSHTMPGRFFLDDVHLTAEGNRRMAADFAAAITPFLPPKR from the coding sequence GTGGCCGGCGCGGGCCGGCTGAAGCGGGCGGCGGCCGCGGCCGCCCTCCTCGCGTTCGCGCTGCTCGTCGCCGCCGGCCTGGCGGAGGGAGCGCTGCGGGCGCTCGCGGCGGCGGGCAACCGGCTCGCGCGGCAGGTCGCCGCCGTCGATCCGTTCGCGATCAAGATCGAGCCGCACGGAGCGTTCGGCTACCGCCAGCGGCCGGGCGCGGTGCTGGTGTACGGGAACGGCACCCGCGCCACCGCCAACGCCGAGGGATTCCGCGGCCCGGAGGTGACGGTCCCCAAGCCGCCCGGCACCTTCCGCGTCGTGCTCCTGGGCGAGTCCTCGACCCACGGCTGGTACGTGGACGACAGCCTGACCATCGACGCGTACCTGCGGCAGATCCTGGCGGCCGAGCGCCCCGACCTGCGCTGCGAGGCGGTGAACCTCGCCTACGACGGATACGACGCGTACCAGATGTGGCAGCGGCTGCTCGACGACGGCGCGCGCCTGCAGCCGGACCTGGTGGTGGTGAACGCGGGCGCGAACGACGTCCGCAACGCCAAGTACGCGGGCCTGGGCGATCCCGACCCGCGCACGCTCATCTGGGAGGCGGACCTGCGGCGGCTGCGGCAGGAGCGCGCCGCCGGAGGGCCGTCCGCGTGGACGCGGGTCAAGCACTGGCTGTACCTGGCGCGCTTCCCTGGCGTGGTGCGCGAGGACCTCGCACGGCGCCGCGGCGGCGCACGGGGGACCGCGCCCCGCGGCCCCTACCCCGACGCGGCGAACAACTTCGAGCGCAACCTCGAGCGCATCGCCGACGTGGCGCGCGGCCTCGGCGTCCCGCTGCTGCTCTCGACCCCGCCGTCGGCCCTGCTGCTGCCGGACGCGCCCCGGCACATGCCGCCGCGCGACTACTGGCTCGCGGACGCCGCGACCACCCAGCGCTATCGCGACACGCTGGCGGCCCGGCTCCGGGGTCTGGCGGCGCGACTGGAGGCGGCGGGCCGGCCCGTGCGCCTCGTGAGCCACACGATGCCCGGCCGCTTCTTCCTGGACGACGTGCACCTCACGGCCGAGGGGAACCGGCGGATGGCGGCGGACTTCGCGGCGGCCATCACGCCCTTCCTGCCGCCCAAGCGGTGA
- a CDS encoding O-antigen ligase family protein, translating to MPQFLPLMAPPRRAPSPAAKAPAARAERTSGMLLFLYLMWGLNVFDPQWWIASLGPQIALKVPTLLFAVLLVVTILRAPRRLLAPLLVFLAYTLVSLPFAYVRGQAMDVAKALIVYYTLALATMTLVRTAKQAVPIILMALAVQYGVWVVLGARTGQVLWHPAYFNYDSFGPLMVLGMAGLYWVGMATKNRRWRRVAFLVAAGCIVGLVVSFARGAVLSAGVVAFWVWVRSPHKVRTASMGIAALVILAVAAHFYNGAKSAVESGKASTNFWTEMGTSFDPNEGTRQDRQVLWQLARREYVSNPVFGVGPNCFGAYAADHYAAGTVGGQYDENPKTLWGRALHNTYFQLLSEFGTVGAAIFLWMVWDFFRLNRKLRHQRRRETWAAQSGGQLDLRYLSFGLEASMLAFLLTAYFYNQIFDVHWFYTLLTINALLVHLTRPNGKAAPARARGAAGAPALAMVGRPR from the coding sequence ATGCCCCAGTTCCTCCCGCTGATGGCGCCGCCGCGCCGGGCCCCCAGCCCTGCGGCGAAGGCGCCGGCCGCCAGGGCGGAGCGGACCAGCGGGATGCTGCTGTTCCTGTACCTGATGTGGGGCTTGAACGTCTTCGACCCGCAGTGGTGGATCGCCAGTCTGGGCCCGCAGATCGCCCTCAAGGTGCCCACCCTGCTGTTTGCCGTGCTGCTGGTCGTGACGATCCTCCGGGCGCCGCGCCGCCTCCTGGCACCGCTCCTGGTGTTCCTGGCGTACACGCTGGTCTCGCTGCCCTTCGCCTACGTGCGCGGCCAGGCCATGGATGTGGCCAAGGCGCTGATCGTCTACTACACGCTCGCCCTCGCGACGATGACGCTGGTGCGCACGGCGAAGCAGGCCGTGCCGATCATCCTGATGGCGCTGGCCGTGCAGTACGGTGTGTGGGTCGTCCTCGGGGCCAGGACCGGACAGGTCCTGTGGCACCCCGCGTACTTCAACTACGACAGCTTCGGCCCGTTGATGGTCCTGGGGATGGCCGGCCTGTACTGGGTCGGCATGGCGACCAAGAACCGCCGCTGGCGGCGCGTCGCCTTCCTGGTGGCCGCCGGCTGCATCGTCGGGCTGGTGGTGTCGTTCGCCCGCGGGGCCGTGCTGTCGGCGGGTGTGGTGGCGTTCTGGGTCTGGGTGCGGTCGCCGCACAAGGTCCGGACGGCCTCGATGGGCATCGCGGCCCTGGTCATCCTGGCCGTCGCGGCGCACTTCTACAACGGCGCCAAGTCCGCCGTCGAGTCGGGCAAGGCCTCCACCAACTTCTGGACGGAGATGGGCACCAGCTTCGACCCTAACGAGGGGACGCGGCAGGACCGCCAGGTGCTGTGGCAGCTGGCCCGGCGGGAGTACGTGTCGAACCCGGTGTTCGGCGTCGGGCCCAACTGCTTCGGGGCCTACGCGGCCGATCACTACGCGGCGGGCACGGTGGGCGGCCAGTACGACGAGAACCCCAAGACGCTGTGGGGCCGGGCGCTGCACAACACCTACTTCCAGCTGCTGTCGGAGTTCGGCACCGTGGGGGCGGCGATCTTCCTGTGGATGGTGTGGGATTTCTTCCGGCTCAACCGGAAGCTGCGCCACCAGCGGCGCCGGGAGACCTGGGCCGCGCAGTCCGGCGGGCAACTCGACCTCCGGTACCTGTCGTTCGGCCTCGAGGCCAGCATGCTGGCCTTCCTGCTGACGGCCTACTTCTACAACCAGATCTTCGACGTGCACTGGTTCTACACGCTGCTCACCATCAACGCGCTGCTCGTGCACCTGACGCGACCCAACGGCAAGGCGGCGCCGGCACGGGCCCGCGGCGCGGCCGGAGCGCCGGCGCTGGCGATGGTCGGCCGGCCGCGCTGA
- a CDS encoding DUF5989 family protein, producing the protein MAKRGLLGELWAFMKVRKKWWLLPIIVVLLLVGALLIFAQGSALAPFIYTIF; encoded by the coding sequence ATGGCCAAGCGGGGGCTGCTGGGCGAGCTGTGGGCCTTCATGAAGGTCCGCAAGAAGTGGTGGCTGCTGCCCATCATCGTGGTGCTGCTGCTGGTGGGGGCGCTGCTGATCTTCGCGCAGGGGTCGGCCCTGGCGCCGTTCATCTACACGATCTTCTGA
- a CDS encoding SxtJ family membrane protein: MTAAQGRKFGLTVGLAFLVLAALLHFWRHREAAAAVGAGLGGLLVLAALLVPTRLGPLERAWMGLARLISKVTTPVFMGVVFFVVVTPIGLLMRLLGRRALVHPERDGGFWAPPASGGRSDIERQF, from the coding sequence TTGACCGCGGCGCAGGGCCGCAAGTTCGGCCTGACCGTCGGCCTCGCGTTCCTGGTGCTGGCGGCGCTGCTGCACTTCTGGCGGCACCGCGAGGCGGCCGCGGCGGTGGGCGCCGGGCTCGGCGGCCTGCTCGTGCTGGCGGCGCTGCTCGTGCCCACGCGGCTCGGGCCGCTCGAGCGGGCGTGGATGGGGCTCGCGCGGCTCATCTCGAAGGTCACGACCCCGGTCTTCATGGGCGTCGTGTTCTTCGTCGTCGTGACGCCCATCGGCCTGCTGATGCGGCTCCTGGGACGCCGCGCCCTGGTGCACCCCGAGCGGGACGGGGGGTTCTGGGCGCCGCCGGCCTCGGGTGGGCGCAGCGACATCGAACGCCAATTCTAG
- a CDS encoding carbamoyltransferase: protein MTTTPQLILGISAFYHDSAACLLRDGEIVAAAQEERFTRKKGDANYPANAVAYCLKAGGITAQDLTAVGFYDKPILKFERILDTYLGTAPRGFKQFLMAGPLWIKEKLFTERDLRAKLGYEGEMLFAEHHESHAASAFFPSPFEEAALLTMDGVGEWATASFGVGKGNDIELLKELFWPDSLGLLYSAFTYYTGFKVNSGEYKVMGLAPYGEPRFVKLIYDHLIDLRDDGSFRLNQDYFDYLGGLTMTNGRFHDLFGGPPRVPETKLSQRDMDLARSVQDVCEDVMMRMARTVHKVTGQENLCLAGGVALNCVGNGKILREGPFKRLWIQPAAGDAGGALGVAQLIWHRHLKRPRTVTPGRDTMKGAYLGPSYSDAEIEAFLESAGAVYHRLDRQPLLETTARLLADEKIVGWFNGRMEFGPRALGSRSILGDPRSPRMQAQMNIKIKFREGFRPFAPSVLRERVCDWFEMNCDSPYMLLVAPVKKERQIPMTTDQRRLWGLDLLNVPRSDIPAVTHIDYSARVQTVSRDVNPDYYDLIGQFEKLTGCPVVVNTSFNVRGEPIVCTPKDAHTCFMRTHIDALVLGPFLLHKAEQPAWKETENWKQEFQLD from the coding sequence GTGACCACGACGCCACAGCTGATTCTCGGCATCTCCGCGTTCTACCACGACAGCGCCGCCTGCCTGCTCCGGGACGGCGAGATCGTGGCGGCCGCGCAGGAGGAGCGTTTCACCCGCAAGAAGGGCGACGCGAACTATCCGGCCAACGCCGTGGCCTACTGCCTCAAGGCGGGGGGCATCACGGCGCAGGACCTGACGGCCGTCGGCTTCTACGACAAGCCGATCCTGAAGTTCGAGCGCATCCTCGACACGTACCTGGGCACGGCTCCCCGGGGCTTCAAGCAGTTCCTGATGGCGGGCCCGCTGTGGATCAAGGAGAAGCTGTTCACCGAGCGGGACCTGCGGGCCAAGCTGGGCTACGAGGGCGAGATGCTGTTCGCGGAGCACCACGAGTCGCACGCCGCGAGCGCGTTCTTCCCCTCGCCGTTCGAGGAGGCGGCGCTGCTGACGATGGACGGCGTGGGGGAGTGGGCCACCGCGTCGTTCGGCGTCGGGAAGGGGAACGACATCGAGCTGCTGAAGGAGCTGTTCTGGCCGGACTCGCTCGGGCTGCTCTACTCCGCCTTCACCTACTACACGGGCTTCAAGGTCAACTCGGGCGAATACAAGGTGATGGGCCTGGCGCCGTACGGCGAGCCCAGGTTCGTCAAGCTGATCTACGATCACCTCATCGACCTGCGGGACGACGGCTCGTTCCGGCTGAACCAGGACTACTTCGACTACCTGGGTGGCCTGACGATGACGAACGGGCGGTTCCACGACCTGTTCGGCGGGCCGCCGCGCGTGCCGGAGACCAAGCTGTCGCAGCGGGACATGGACCTCGCGCGCTCGGTGCAGGACGTGTGCGAGGACGTGATGATGCGGATGGCCCGGACGGTGCACAAAGTGACGGGCCAGGAGAACCTGTGCCTCGCGGGCGGCGTGGCCCTCAACTGCGTGGGCAACGGGAAGATCCTGCGCGAGGGCCCGTTCAAGCGGCTGTGGATCCAGCCGGCCGCCGGCGACGCGGGCGGCGCGCTGGGCGTGGCGCAGCTCATCTGGCACCGCCACCTGAAGCGGCCGCGCACCGTGACGCCCGGCAGGGACACGATGAAGGGCGCGTACCTCGGCCCGTCCTACAGCGACGCGGAAATCGAGGCGTTCCTCGAGTCGGCGGGCGCGGTGTACCACCGGCTCGACCGCCAGCCGCTGCTGGAGACGACGGCCAGGCTCCTGGCCGACGAGAAGATCGTCGGCTGGTTCAACGGGCGGATGGAGTTCGGCCCGCGCGCGCTGGGCTCGCGCAGCATCCTCGGCGACCCGCGCAGCCCGCGGATGCAGGCGCAGATGAACATCAAGATCAAGTTCCGGGAGGGGTTCCGCCCGTTCGCGCCGAGCGTGCTGCGCGAGCGCGTATGCGACTGGTTCGAGATGAACTGCGACTCGCCGTACATGCTGCTCGTGGCGCCGGTCAAGAAGGAGCGGCAGATCCCCATGACGACCGACCAGCGCCGGCTGTGGGGACTCGACCTCCTCAACGTGCCGCGGTCCGACATCCCGGCGGTGACCCACATCGACTACTCCGCCCGGGTGCAGACCGTGAGCCGGGACGTCAACCCCGACTACTACGACCTCATCGGACAGTTCGAGAAGCTGACCGGCTGCCCGGTGGTGGTGAACACGTCGTTCAACGTCCGCGGCGAGCCGATCGTGTGCACCCCGAAGGACGCGCACACCTGCTTCATGCGGACCCACATCGACGCCCTGGTCCTCGGCCCGTTCCTGCTGCACAAGGCGGAGCAGCCGGCCTGGAAGGAGACGGAGAATTGGAAGCAGGAATTCCAGCTCGATTGA